CTTCCGAAATTAACCGTAAAGCCAGTGAAAGCGGTACCCGCCCTTCCACAACCATCGACGCCAGCGCGCACACCAAACTGACCGCCAGCAGCGATTACCTGAAATAAATCCTTTGCGCTTGCCCGGTTGTTTTGCGGTCAAACGTCCTCCTGACCGCACTTCATGAGATTTTTCAGACTAAGTGATCAAAATTAGAGCAGATATTTATCCCTATAATTTCTATGTTTGATATAATTTCTGCGGTGAATTGATTATCTGAATGATCAAACCTACACAAGGAGTGTGAAATGAAGGCAACTGCATTTTGGTTAGTGATGGCCGGAGGCTCTGTCGGGATCGGTTACATGATGGCTTTGATGATGGAGTTTCTCTAATCCTGTAACGTTGTATGCATCAGAAAAATAAGGATATTAAATGAAATTCTACAGCCCTAAACGCATTATCCTCTATACCGCCGCTGCGATTGCGCTACTGATCATCATCGGTCTGGTCACGCATTTCACCGTCAGCCACCTGGCCGCGTAACGTTTTTTCTTCCGTTTTCCGTTTTGCCACGTGGCGATACAACCGGTATCGCCGCATAATGCTGTCATTGAGCAGTCAAAGCGGAAGGATTGAAACATGACCTACAAAGGATTAATGATTGTTGCCGTCGTCATTGTACTGGCAAGCATAGGTTCTGAATCATTGATTCAGAAAGGAATTGCGCTGGCGGACGCCAAAATCGATCAGGTTATCTCACATTACGCCGACAAATAAGCCTTACATCTGCTGGACTAACCTTACCGGGTGATGACAAAACCATACACAGCGTTTGATATCTTAAATCCATCAAATGTTGTGTGATGTCCCTGTGTAATACCCCTGTAGAACCCTGTTATTTTGCCCGCCGCGTGCGGGCTTTTTTTTGCCTGTTTTCCGGCAAAGCAGCAATTGGGATTGGATTGGATTGAATTGGATAAAAAGCTTATTACAAAGCATTTGGAGAGTTGAGCGATTGGCTCTTATTCACGAATAATTCGAGTTGCAGGAAGGCGGCAAGAGAAAGAGTCCCGATGAGCTTACTAATGTAAGTGATTCGGGTGACTGAGTGCGGCCAACGCACCTGCGGCTTGAAGTATGAAGGGAAGAAGTGCCGGTGCTTTCCCGGCCGTCATATTATGGTGCAAGCGTCCATCGTACACTCCGACATTGCACGGCCTGAGCACGGCCTTTTCACAACAGAAAAATCGACTGGGAGATAAATAATTCAACCGGCTTTTCTGTTGTGGCTCCTGGAAATAAATTCAGAAGCTTTTAGATAATAAACCCCGGCGTTGGCCAGGGCTTATTTTTGTCATTGAGTATGTCGATACTGAAATATTTATTCTGTCTGCTCCGGGTTTAACCCATCTTCGCTATTGCAGAGTATTCACTTCAATATCTGGCGACATTACAGAACGACAACGTTACCGGCTGATGGGCCTTTCTGACCTTGTTCGATGGTGAACTCAACGTTCTGACCTTCGTCCAGGGTTTTGAAATCATTGCTCTGGATTGCAGAGAAGTGAACGAACACGTCTTTGCTGCCATCTGCAGGGCTGATGAAACCGAAACCTTTACCAGCGTCAAACCATTTTACTAAACCAGTCATTTTATTAGACATAGGAAATACCTTCTTCGTTTTTATTTTATGATGCCATAGGGCAATATAGGTCTGTTTTTATTTGAAATACTTATGGATGCATCAGAGAAGGAAATTCGTCGGAGAAAGGATTTGCTATATCACTTGAACCAGGAACTGCTTTACTAAAATGTCTTACATAAATAGGTCTTAACCACAAACCGTTGACGCTATTTACACATAGTGGGATTTATTAAGCAAGCGTTAATTTCATCGGAATTATATTCATGGGATTTGTATTTCTGTATGAAATATCGCACAGCCCGCCGCTGACGGTGGCTGCAGCCTGATCAGGAGGATATTAAGCCTGCCAATATCTGACAGGCTTTAAAAATCTTTACCTTACATTAGCTGGCGTTAGCGCGTTTTACACAGTCCGCACGTCGCCCGTCTACCCGTTTTGCGAACCAGGCGGTGGTCAGTTTGCGGGTGATTTTTGGACTTTCCAGCGTAATCCCCGGCAGCATTTCACGCGGCTGACGTTTACCGGTGGTTTTATCCGCCAGTGCATAAACCTGCTTATAGAGCGTCGTGTCTTCGAATTCCAGCTGCTCACCCTTCTCCAGCGCTTTACGGATTGCGCCGTTGCTGATATCCAGACGTTTACTCAGCGTGCGGACCGCCAGCTCAGTGCTGCCCGGTTTATCGGTGCCGTAGTTTATCAGGTCGCCGTCCAGCGCCAGCGGAATGCCAGACACTTTACTGACCGCGCTCTGGAACGCAGCGTTACGGCTGGCGTACCAGCCGGCATTGAAATCAGCAAAGCGGTAAAGTGATTGCGAGTAGTTTGCCGGATAGCCCAGCAGATGCTTCACACCGAACCACACACCGCCACGACGGCTGAAGACTTCGTGGCGAATTGAGCCGTCAATTTTATACGGATATCCCTTAGCATTCTGCTCAGCGAACGCGATGCTGACCTGCATCGGACCGCCGGTATGCACCGGATTCAGGTTGCCAAACAACGTCTGTCCCATCGGCACCATATCAATGAAGTCATCGAAAATCGCGCTCAGTTGCTTCTCTGTTTTTACGTTATCCAGTCGCTCGCTGTAGGATTTTCCGTTCGGCGATTTTAACAGCAGCGCGGTATGCACCAGGAAATGAGGCACATGAACCGCATCGGCGCGACGGTCGATTTCTTTCCACGCAATTTTGCCTAAGCCCGGCACAGGCGCATCGGTATTGAAATTGGATTCCTGCTGCGCAACCGCCAGCACCGAACAGATGTTTTCGGTAGTCGCCGGAATGTTTTGCGTGGTGAATGCGGCGGTAATGTCTGTCGCCCAGCCTTTTTTGTCCGGCGCGCTGGCAGGCATCAGCCGCACAATGTCCGCTTTCACATCATGCGGATTTTGCGCCGGTGCCTCACTTTTTTTCGTTGATGTACAACCGGCAAGGATCATCATAGCCAGCACTGGCGCAATGTGTTTTATCGAAAATGACTTATGCTTCAAAGTTATACATTCCCTGAATTAATGACTCTGAGAGTGACGTTAACGAAGATAGCCATGCTGATCTAGCAAAAAATTATCTTTATGCGTTAAGGTTAAAGCTCTGATGATGGAGATAAAGGAACAAGGAAATGATGCATTCTGCGACCCGGACAACACCCCTGCACCGCGTATTTTTGCTGCCTTTTATGCTGTTACTGATGATGTTTGCCCTCAGCGGCTGTGGCGATAAAGAGCCAGCACAGCGAAAAGCATTCATCGATTTTCTTCAGACCCGTATTCTGGATAAACCCCTGCTCGCCGTGCCGCAGCTGACCGAGGCGCAGCAGAAAGAGTTTGGCGATTACAGTAAAGATTACGCCATCATCACCGGCTTTCATCATCAGATGAATATTGAACTGGATTCCTCACTGGTGCCGGTGTTTGCAGGGATGAACGGCGTCAACAGCGTCAATAACCTGCTTGAACAACGCGACGATTTAAAGAAAATGGCGGACAGCAGCGAAAGATGGAAAGAAAAAATCACGCTGCTGAAAACGCAGGCCGACACGCAACATGCGGCACTGAAACAGCCTGATGATCTGAAAAAAGTCTATGACCAGGCTTACGATAAAACCATCGTTCAGCCTTCGGCGATCACCGGACAGGTATTCGACTTACTGCCGCAGGTGCTGAACCTGATTGTCGAGAAAGCCGATTTCATCAAAAGTCAGGGTAAGAATGTCACCATCACCGGCAACCGTCTGCAATTTGCCAACCAGAAGCAACTGGATAAATACAATGCTATCCAGCAAAAGCTGGTGCCACTGAATGCGCAGCTGATGCAGCTGAGCCGCCAGATGCAACAAATGGTGCGTTAAACCCGCAGCCAGCATACAGACCGCCGTAAGGCGGTTTTTTCATGGCGGTGCTTTTGTTATGGTGTGCGGCAATTAAATAAGGAGACACCTATGAATGACGATACCCTGAACAAACGCGTTGATCAGCTCGAGCGCGTAAACCGTGAGCTTCTGGTGCAGATTTCTGCCATGCGCCTGCTGTTTGGCAGCGTCGGCAATGTGCTCAATGCCAGCCAGGAAAACGCGTTTACTATCGCCGTGAATCAGGCGCTGGAAGCCAACCGCGCTGACGTCGCGAATCAGGCAGATCTCGATGAAGCCTCGCGTAAATTCCGCGAAGATGTCTTCAAGTGCACAGAGTCTTTATTACCGGGCTCGCGCTAAAACACAAAAAAGGCCCGGGCAATCTGCCTGAGCCTTTTCATCGCTATCCGTTATTAAAACCATCCGCTATTACAGATTGATTACCCGATTACGCCCTTCATTCTTGGCCTGATACAACGCTTTATCCGCCGCTTTCAGTGCGCCGTCGATGTTATCCCTGCCGGGATAGAAATGCGTAACGCCGAGCGAAATC
The Rahnella variigena genome window above contains:
- the cspE gene encoding transcription antiterminator/RNA stability regulator CspE; this translates as MSNKMTGLVKWFDAGKGFGFISPADGSKDVFVHFSAIQSNDFKTLDEGQNVEFTIEQGQKGPSAGNVVVL
- a CDS encoding DUF1615 domain-containing protein codes for the protein MMILAGCTSTKKSEAPAQNPHDVKADIVRLMPASAPDKKGWATDITAAFTTQNIPATTENICSVLAVAQQESNFNTDAPVPGLGKIAWKEIDRRADAVHVPHFLVHTALLLKSPNGKSYSERLDNVKTEKQLSAIFDDFIDMVPMGQTLFGNLNPVHTGGPMQVSIAFAEQNAKGYPYKIDGSIRHEVFSRRGGVWFGVKHLLGYPANYSQSLYRFADFNAGWYASRNAAFQSAVSKVSGIPLALDGDLINYGTDKPGSTELAVRTLSKRLDISNGAIRKALEKGEQLEFEDTTLYKQVYALADKTTGKRQPREMLPGITLESPKITRKLTTAWFAKRVDGRRADCVKRANAS
- a CDS encoding DUF3053 domain-containing protein — encoded protein: MMHSATRTTPLHRVFLLPFMLLLMMFALSGCGDKEPAQRKAFIDFLQTRILDKPLLAVPQLTEAQQKEFGDYSKDYAIITGFHHQMNIELDSSLVPVFAGMNGVNSVNNLLEQRDDLKKMADSSERWKEKITLLKTQADTQHAALKQPDDLKKVYDQAYDKTIVQPSAITGQVFDLLPQVLNLIVEKADFIKSQGKNVTITGNRLQFANQKQLDKYNAIQQKLVPLNAQLMQLSRQMQQMVR